The Deinococcus sp. KNUC1210 genomic interval TGCCTGGAGAATCGTCTCCGGCTGATCCAGATACACGTAATGGAACGGGCTGGCCAGGTGAACGTGCTGTCCCTGGGTTGAGCACGCCACCAACTCCGTCTGGAGGTTCTGCCAGATCTTTTCGCGGTCCTGCAGGGCAGCATCAACCGGCAGATCCATCTCCTCCCCTCCTCTGACCCCTCGGGAGATCACCAGCAGCGGCATATCTCCCAGACAGCCCGGCCGAGCCGCCGCGTTGCCCTGACACAGCAGGGCGTCGAGGTCGGGACGCTCAGGGTGCTCATGGCGCAGCGCGTGTCGGCGCTCGGCGTCGCTTCGCTGATCATCTGCAGAAGCAGCTCCCGCGAAGCGTGCCAGCTGGTCTGGATGGGAGCTGTCCAGCAGCACGAGGGCATGGACCCTATCGGGGAAGCGGCGTGCGTACGCCAGGGCAATCAGGCCGCCGATCGAGTGGCCGATGAGCACGACGGGGTGCTTCGCGTCCACGGCCCGCAGGACGGCTTCCAGTTCCTGCAGGAAGTCATCCATGGTCCGAGGCTGTGCCGGTGGTGTGCTGTCCTGCATGCCCGCCCGGTCGTAGGTCACCACCCGGAAGCGCTGAGCGAGTGCCGGGGCGAGGAACGGGGCATCGTCCCAGGCGTCGCGCCCTACCAACGTCAGGATGTCTTCCATCCTGTCGCCCGGCCCATGCCACCACGCCGCTGGGGTGCCCAGTCCCGTCAGGAGCACCACCGTCGGTTCACCGGAGCCACTCACCTGGACATGAATGTGCCGGTCGCGGTCCTGTGTGGCGATGCGGGAAACGGCTGGGCTCTTGGGCGCCGAGGGCATGCCCGAGTATAGACGCGGCCTT includes:
- a CDS encoding alpha/beta fold hydrolase, translating into MPSAPKSPAVSRIATQDRDRHIHVQVSGSGEPTVVLLTGLGTPAAWWHGPGDRMEDILTLVGRDAWDDAPFLAPALAQRFRVVTYDRAGMQDSTPPAQPRTMDDFLQELEAVLRAVDAKHPVVLIGHSIGGLIALAYARRFPDRVHALVLLDSSHPDQLARFAGAASADDQRSDAERRHALRHEHPERPDLDALLCQGNAAARPGCLGDMPLLVISRGVRGGEEMDLPVDAALQDREKIWQNLQTELVACSTQGQHVHLASPFHYVYLDQPETILQAMYAFLAQCHARP